The following are encoded in a window of Panicum virgatum strain AP13 chromosome 5N, P.virgatum_v5, whole genome shotgun sequence genomic DNA:
- the LOC120675685 gene encoding uncharacterized protein LOC120675685: MEPVFAVAQESSVPPQQQPHRLGETMPVQGGGWRRPVRCALAVALFLAVTGNFAFAAYRARHRSRDLAFVLVVYFLLALLVCCVARLEQLRRVPAAAAARVTERRWLRIGVWGVSVALANMFASRVADAMPRLALKLVVWGFTAVVLGLGFYFLFFSKDADHYCDGELGRGQADAGRRPATALHELPPEEKV; encoded by the coding sequence ATGGAGCCCGTGTTCGCCGTCGCGCAAGAATCGTCAGTgccgccacagcagcagccgcaTCGGTTGGGCGAGACGATGCCGGTCCAGGGCGGGGGCTGGCGCCGCCCGGTGCGCTGCGCGCTCGCCGTGGCCCTCTTCCTCGCCGTGACCGGCAACTTCGCGTTCGCGGCGTACCGCGCGCGCCACCGCTCCCGCGACCTCGCGTTCGTGCTCGTCGTGTACTtcctactcgccctgctcgtGTGCTGCGTCGCGAGGCTCGAGCAGCTGCGGcgggtccccgccgccgccgccgccagggtgACCGAGAGGCGGTGGCTCAGGATAGGGGTGTGGGGCGTCTCGGTGGCGCTGGCCAACATGTTCGCGTCGCGCGTCGCCGACGCCATGCCGAGGCTGGCGCTGAAGCTGGTGGTGTGGGGGTTCACCGCAGTGGTCCTCGGACTCGGGTTCTACTTCCTTTTCTTCAGCAAAGATGCTGATCACTACTGCGACGGGGAGCTCGGCCGTGGCCAAGCGgatgccggccgccggccggcgacggctTTGCACGAACTGCCCCCGGAGGAGAAGGTCTAA
- the LOC120673303 gene encoding post-GPI attachment to proteins factor 3-like yields the protein MKVDFRNEGQETESKISARPRGLGRLDGVNAPSLSWPSFLPATGRAAPPFTRSSSAPSPATSIHKIYRSRIQGAPAAMGGSGWIVRLASLLALGLVLGSAEGSLGDADPRYRTCLKECQTTGIIGDNIISHCQNKENDTSVGGSWYDQEQIYMQWKQLNCRTDCRYFCMMQREGERQSLGMTPVKYHGKWPFLRISVFQEPLSTALSAINLLMHFTGWISFFLLVKYKLPLRPQTKRTYYEYTSLWHIYAILSMNAWFWSSIFHTRDIDLTEKLDYSSAVALLGYSLILSLLRAFNVKDEATRVMFAAPILAFVTTHILYLNFYELDYGWNMKVCVVMAVVQLLTWAVWAGVTRHPSRLKIWTVVFGGSLAMLLELYDFPPYMGYADAHSLWHASTIPLTYVWWSFIKDDAEFRTSMLIKKAK from the exons ATGAAGGTCGACTTCAGGAACGAAGGGCAGGAAACAGAAAGTAAAATCTCAGCCCGCCCACGTGGGTTGGGCCGACTAGACGGTGTAAACGCCCCATCCCTCTCGTGGCCTTCTTTCCTGCCGGCGACtgggcgagcagcgccgcccttCACCAGGTCTTCGTCGGCCCCTTCACCGGCGACGAGCATCCACAAG ATATATCGCAGTAGGATCCAGGGTGCGCCCGCCGCGATGGGTGGAAGTGGCTGGATTGTTCGGTTGgcttctcttcttgctcttggtTTGGTGCTCGGCTCGGCCGAGGGTAGCCTCGGGGATGCTGATCCGCGGTACAG AACTTGCTTGAAGGAGTGTCAAACTACAGGGATTATTGGGGATAATATCATCAGCCACTGTCAGAACAAAGAGAATGACACATCTGTTGGAGGTTCTTGGTACGACCAGGAGCAAATTTACATGCAGTGGAAACAACTAAACTGTAGGACAGACTGTCGTTACTTCTGCATGATGCAGAGAGAAGGCGAACGCCAGTCACTTGGAATGACCCCTGTTAAATATCATGGAAAATGGCCATTCTTACGTATTTCTGTCTTCCAG GAACCCCTTTCAACTGCACTATCTGCCATAAACCTCTTGATGCACTTCACTGGCTGGATTTCATTTTTCCTTCTAGTGAAGTACAAATTGCCTCTTAGACCCCAGACCAAGAGAACTTATTATGAATACACTAGCTTATGGCATATCTATGCAATCTTATCAATGAATGCATGGTTCTGGAGCTCTATCTTCCATACTAG AGATATCGACTTGACTGAGAAATTGGATTACTCTTCAGCTGTTGCTCTTCTTGGGTACTCTTTAATCCTTTCATTGCTAAGGGCTTTCAATGTCAAGGATGAGGCTACCAGGGTGATGTTTGCAGCCCCTATTTTGGCATTTGTTACAACACACATCTTGTATCTTAACTTCTACGAGCTTGACTATG GATGGAACATGAAAGTTTGTGTGGTGATGGCTGTGGTTCAACTTCTAACATGGGCAGTTTGGGCTGGTGTAACCCGACATCCATCACGACTCAAAATTTGGACAGTTGTTTTTGGTGGGTCGCTGGCTATGCTTCTTGAACTCTACGACTTTCCTCCATACATGGGCTATGCCGATGCCCACTCACTGTGGCATGCTAGTACGATTCCACTCACATATGTCTGGTGGAGCTTCATTAAGGATGACGCCGAATTCCGTACCTCAATGCTTATCAAGAAGGCGAAGTAA
- the LOC120672252 gene encoding 1-aminocyclopropane-1-carboxylate oxidase homolog 4-like, producing MANEHPAPTAHPAASSTQNSHLPIHATPAPSDSIIIPTAMASASLPAPAPGRAELLKAFEESRTGVRGLVESGVSSVPEIFRHPDPYASIPLAPPGVSIPVVDLSLPFPSAAAAAAEAARTWGFFHLVNYHHALPQPTDGGGGGDYPARALAAVRSFNELPPAERAPHYGRTVDGGVIYSTNVDLYNSPAASWRDTIQIMLGPNRRPDLAARIPAVCSAELLEWEARATAAARAVMGLLSEGLGLGPAALEEASCLEGKVMACHYYPHCPEPERTMGIVPHTDPGVLTVLAQDDIGGLQVKHQDEAGRSCWVDVKPVPGALVINVGDLLQIMSNDKYPSVEHRVTMNTREEPRVWIAIFFSPGKRGDSVFYGPLPGLVSSENPPRYRNFTMAEFFGTFFSRDLSSKALIDHFKL from the exons ATGGCCAACGAACACCCCGCGCCCACGGCCCACCCCGCGGCATCGTCAACTCAAAACAGTCATCTTCCCATCCACGCAACTCCAGCTCCAAGCGACTCGATCATCATCCCAACGGCGATGGCGTCCGCCTCCCTCCCGGCGCCCGCTCCCGGCCGCGCCGAGCTGCTCAAGGCCTTCGAGGAGTCCCGCACGGGCGTGCGCGGCCTCGTGGAGTCCGGCGTCTCCTCCGTCCCGGAGATCTTCCGCCACCCGGACCCGTACGCCTCCATCCCGCTCGCCCCGCCCGGCGTCTCCATCCCCGTCGTCGacctctccctccccttcccctccgccgccgcggccgccgccgaggccgcccgGACCTGGGGCTTCTTCCACCTCGTCAACTACCACCACGCCCTCCCCCAGCccacggacggcggcggcggcggcgactaccCCGCGCGCGCCCTCGCCGCGGTGCGCTCTTTCAACGAGCTCCCGCCCGCCGAGCGCGCGCCGCACTACGGCCGCACCGTGGACGGCGGAGTCATCTACTCCACCAACGTCGACCTGTATAACTCCCCGGCGGCAAGCTGGCGCGACACCATCCAGATCATGCTCGGGCCGAACCGCCGGCCCGACCTCGCCGCCCGGATCCCGGCCGTCTGCAGCGCCGAGCTGCTCGAGTGGGaggcgcgcgccaccgccgcggcgcgcgccgtgATGGGGCTCCTCTCCGAGGGGCTCGGGCTCGGGCCCGCCGCGCTGGAGGAGGCGTCCTGCCTCGAGGGGAAGGTCATGGCGTGCCACTACTACCCGCACTGCCCCGAGCCGGAGCGCACCATGGGCATCGTCCCGCACACGGACCCTGGCGTGCTCACCGTGCTCGCGCAGGATGACATTGGTGGCCTGCAGGTGAAGCACCAGGATGAGGCAGGGAGAAGCTGCTGGGTGGATGTGAAGCCCGTGCCCGGAGCGCTTGTGATCAACGTCGGGGACCTCTTGCAG ATAATGTCCAATGACAAGTACCCGAGCGTCGAGCACCGGGTGACCATGAACACGCGCGAGGAACCCAGAGTTTGGATCGCCATCTTCTTCAGTCCCGGGAAGAGAGGGGACTCAGTATTCTACGGCCCATTGCCGGGGCTGGTTTCTTCGGAGAACCCACCCAGGTACAGGAATTTCACCATGGCCGAATTCTTCGGGACCTTCTTCTCGCGAGACCTCTCTAGCAAAGCTCTAATCGACCACTTCAAGCTGTAA
- the LOC120672253 gene encoding probable F-box protein At1g65740 isoform X1 → MSTKVPRHQETTCSGMADWATLQTDIVGIIIKKLAIPDYIRFRAVCTSWNHICKDVSYSPRVEVDPWLMLPENLNPLGAQFFCIPERKNQNIRLPSTASFFGSVWAPVGSLNGWLIYFSQTYGTMQLVNPISGSQIQLPPIGRRTFSKAKLLEMNERNFIVAILYGDEKGYKITRKGSNNWSTVESKHILDDIIKHRGRLYTCDMYGTVELWAEPPRAWPDEEVTHQWRFRCLVETPAGDLIRIKRQNQNKFAVCTLDKGTFSWVETESIGDLALFVSHYNSFCFPAKDHPNLKANCIYFIDIHNNLCAFNLEHGTKELVETLEIGPGRNDHYRRPQRDQLLWFIPSLK, encoded by the exons ATGTCTACAAAGGTGCCAAG GCACCAAGAAACTACTTGTAGTGGCATGGCAGATTGGGCTACTCTTCAAACTGATATTGTTGGTATAATAATAAAGAAGCTTGCAATCCCTGATTACATCAGATTTCGTGCTGTGTGCACATCTTGGAACCATATCTGCAAGGATGTTTCATACAGTCCAAGGGTGGAGGTGGACCCATGGCTGATGCTGCCCGAAAATCTGAATCCGCTTGGTGCTCAGTTTTTTTGCATTCCTGAAAGAAAGAATCAAAACATTCGTCTCCCTAGTACTGCCTCATTTTTCGGATCTGTCTGGGCTCCAGTTGGTTCTTTGAATGGATGGCTCATCTACTTCAGTCAAACTTATGGAACCATGCAGCTTGTTAACCCCATCAGTGGCAGCCagatccaactccccccaatcGGACGCAGGACCTTCTCTAAGGCCAAGCTGCTTGAAATGAATGAGAGGAACTTTATCGTTGCTATCCTCTACGGTGACGAGAAAGGTTATAAAATAACACGAAAAGGATCTAATAACTGGTCAACAGTCGAATCAAAACACATTTTGGATGATATCATCAAGCATAGAGGCCGGCTGTACACGTGTGATATGTATGGTACAGTTGAGTTGTGGGCTGAGCCGCCCCGTGCATGGCCAGATGAGGAAGTCACACATCAGTGGAGGTTTCGCTGTCTGGTGGAGACCCCAGCTGGTGATCTGATAAGGATTAAGCGCCAGAATCAgaacaagtttgctgtttgtaCCTTGGACAAGGGGACCTTTTCCTGGGTCGAGACCGAGAGCATTGGGGATCTTGCACTGTTTGTGAGTCACTACAACTCCTTTTGTTTCCCGGCCAAGGATCACCCCAACCTGAAAGCAAACTGCATCTACTTCATCGACATCCACAACAACCTGTGTGCGTTCAACCTTGAGCATGGTACAAAGGAGCTTGTCGAAACCCTTGAAATTGGCCCAGGCCGCAATGACCACTACCGCCGTCCCCAACGAGACCAGCTCTTATGGTTCATCCCTTCACTTAAGTAA
- the LOC120672253 gene encoding probable F-box protein At1g65740 isoform X2, which yields MADWATLQTDIVGIIIKKLAIPDYIRFRAVCTSWNHICKDVSYSPRVEVDPWLMLPENLNPLGAQFFCIPERKNQNIRLPSTASFFGSVWAPVGSLNGWLIYFSQTYGTMQLVNPISGSQIQLPPIGRRTFSKAKLLEMNERNFIVAILYGDEKGYKITRKGSNNWSTVESKHILDDIIKHRGRLYTCDMYGTVELWAEPPRAWPDEEVTHQWRFRCLVETPAGDLIRIKRQNQNKFAVCTLDKGTFSWVETESIGDLALFVSHYNSFCFPAKDHPNLKANCIYFIDIHNNLCAFNLEHGTKELVETLEIGPGRNDHYRRPQRDQLLWFIPSLK from the coding sequence ATGGCAGATTGGGCTACTCTTCAAACTGATATTGTTGGTATAATAATAAAGAAGCTTGCAATCCCTGATTACATCAGATTTCGTGCTGTGTGCACATCTTGGAACCATATCTGCAAGGATGTTTCATACAGTCCAAGGGTGGAGGTGGACCCATGGCTGATGCTGCCCGAAAATCTGAATCCGCTTGGTGCTCAGTTTTTTTGCATTCCTGAAAGAAAGAATCAAAACATTCGTCTCCCTAGTACTGCCTCATTTTTCGGATCTGTCTGGGCTCCAGTTGGTTCTTTGAATGGATGGCTCATCTACTTCAGTCAAACTTATGGAACCATGCAGCTTGTTAACCCCATCAGTGGCAGCCagatccaactccccccaatcGGACGCAGGACCTTCTCTAAGGCCAAGCTGCTTGAAATGAATGAGAGGAACTTTATCGTTGCTATCCTCTACGGTGACGAGAAAGGTTATAAAATAACACGAAAAGGATCTAATAACTGGTCAACAGTCGAATCAAAACACATTTTGGATGATATCATCAAGCATAGAGGCCGGCTGTACACGTGTGATATGTATGGTACAGTTGAGTTGTGGGCTGAGCCGCCCCGTGCATGGCCAGATGAGGAAGTCACACATCAGTGGAGGTTTCGCTGTCTGGTGGAGACCCCAGCTGGTGATCTGATAAGGATTAAGCGCCAGAATCAgaacaagtttgctgtttgtaCCTTGGACAAGGGGACCTTTTCCTGGGTCGAGACCGAGAGCATTGGGGATCTTGCACTGTTTGTGAGTCACTACAACTCCTTTTGTTTCCCGGCCAAGGATCACCCCAACCTGAAAGCAAACTGCATCTACTTCATCGACATCCACAACAACCTGTGTGCGTTCAACCTTGAGCATGGTACAAAGGAGCTTGTCGAAACCCTTGAAATTGGCCCAGGCCGCAATGACCACTACCGCCGTCCCCAACGAGACCAGCTCTTATGGTTCATCCCTTCACTTAAGTAA
- the LOC120675926 gene encoding lysine-specific demethylase 4B-like, with amino-acid sequence MEIAENGFPSGSARDLPPSKRFKYVGAQHGSAPCVLLPAKKRVFPPPEEEAAASVCLPVKKRTVVARPPEEPAAAVPFCLPAKKRAIVAPPPEDAAPVCLPAKKRAYATPADAVLPACLPAKKRTSAQHPPDLVASTCERVHAPAPRDAGAGSAPVPLPASKRVCAVPAADAAASTCVVAKTRILAPGPRQDAARSVPVCLPANKRVMPPPSVESDGPRFGTAKEARPQGSNKPGGGAIIPRVANGTEGCARGKDFKKPEKPINPKETHEQVSMKTGRPRSPNKFKDLEKKASKTVNGKQSGVFARGKSDKAADAKGAALKQESMNGSAEVRARGKDFKKPEKPINPMVTKEQMPMKPSTPRSPNKSEDLGKKACKIVNGKQTEAGVEVRKKSDKVADPKGAALEELRNWDDEVVQEAVEEDDGVLCAVCASTDGDPSDPIVFCDGCDLMVHASCYGSPLAQAIPDGDWFCSLCTAKKSKPAARPSCCLCPARGGAMKRTTEGQWAHISCALLVPEVFFRDPDGRDGVDCSLVPAHRFAKDCYICESNNGCALECSQPKCALGFHVSCGLDAGLCIEYREGKGGAIVAGFCREHTELWEKQQLTGKYKIVARGEE; translated from the exons aTGGAGATCGCCGAGAACGGCTTTCCGAGCGGCAGCGCCCGTGACCTGCCGCCCTCGAAGCGATTCAAGTACGTCGGCGCCCAGCACGGGTCGGCTCCGTGCGTGCTACTGCCGGCCAAGAAGCGCGTGTtcccgccgccggaggaggaggccgccgcctccgtttGCCTCCCGGTAAAGAAGAGGACCGTTGTGGCGCGGCCACcggaggagccggcggcggctgtcCCGTTCTGCCTCCCGGCGAAGAAGAGAGCCAttgtggcgccgccgccggaggacgCGGCCCCGGTGTGCCTCCCCGCCAAGAAGCGCGCCTACGCGACGCCGGCGGATGCGGTATTGCCGGCGTGCCTTCCTGCCAAGAAGCGCACGAGTGCGCAGCATCCGCCAGATTTAGTTGCTTCCACATGCGAGCGCGTCcatgcgccggcgccgcgggacGCCGGCGCCGGTTCTGCCCCGGTTCCCCTACCGGCCAGCAAGCGCGTGtgcgcggtgccggcggcggatgCGGCTGCTTCGACCTGCGTCGTGGCCAAGACGCGCATCCTCGCGCCAGGTCCTCGGCAGGACGCCGCGCGTTCCGTCCCGGTGTGCTTACCGGCCAACAAGCGCGTGATGCCGCCTCCATCCGTGGAGTCAGATGGTCCTCGGTTCGGCACTGCCAAAGAAGCCAGGCCTCAAGGATCCAACAAGCCCGGCGGCGGTGCCATCATTCCCAGAGTGGCAAATGGCACTGAAGGTTGCGCAAGAGGCAAAGATTTCAAGAAACCGGAGAAGCCCATCAATCCTAAGGAAACCCATGAGCAAGTGTCCATGAAAACGGGCAGACCAAGATCTCCAAACAAGTTTAAAGATCTGGAGAAGAAAGCCAGCAAGACCGTCAATGGCAAGCAGTCTGGAGTTTTTGCTCGCGGGAAATCTGACAAAGCGGCTGATGCCAAAGGAGCAGCACTCAAACAGGAGTCGATGAATGGATCTGCTGAGGTTCGCGCGAGAGGCAAAGATTTCAAGAAACCTGAGAAACCCATCAATCCTATGGTAACCAAGGAGCAAATGCCCATGAAACCAAGCACACCAAGATCTCCGAATAAATCTGAAGATTTGGGGAAGAAAGCCTGCAAGATCGTCAATGGCAAGCAGACTGAAGCTGGGGTTGAAGTGCGCAAGAAATCCGATAAAGTGGCCGATCCGAAGGGAGCGGCACTCGAGGAGTTGAGGAATTGGGATGATGAAGTGGTGCAAGAAGCCGTTGAGGAGGATGACGGCGTGCTCTGCGCCGTGTGCGCGAGCACTGACGGCGACCCGTCCGACCCCATCGTGTTCTGCGACGGGTGTGACCTCATGGTGCACGCCTCCTGCTACGGCAGCCCGCTCGCGCAGGCCATCCCCGACGGCGACTGGTTCTGCTCGCTCTGCACCGCCAAGAAGAGCaagccggcggcgcgcccgagCTGCTGCCTCTGCCCGGCCAGGGGCGGCGCGATGAAGCGCACGACGGAGGGGCAGTGGGCGCACATCTCTTGCGCGCTGCTTGTTCCGGAGGTGTTCTTCCGGGACCCCGACGGCCGCGACGGCGTCGACTGCTCCCTCGTGCCGGCCCACCGGTTCGCCAAGGACTGCTACATCTGCGAGAGCAACAACGGGTGCGCGCTCGAGTGCTCCCAGCCCAAGTGCGCCCTCGGCTTCCATGTCTCCTGCGGCCTCGACGCTGGCCTGTGCATCGAGTACCGGGAGGGGAAGGgcggcgccatcgtcgccggcTTCTGCAGGGAGCACACCGAGCTCTGGGAGAAG CAACAACTGACAGGCAAGTACAAGATTGTGGCAAGAGGGGAGGAATGA